A single region of the Pontibacter kalidii genome encodes:
- the rlmN gene encoding 23S rRNA (adenine(2503)-C(2))-methyltransferase RlmN, with product MTLIADINIINRKDIRKLTLDDLKAWLVENGEKPFRAKQVYEWLWKHSAQSFAEMNNVSLALREKLEQHFAINAVQVATEQLSKDGTIKSAFKLYDSNIVEGVLIPHDERKTACVSSQVGCSLTCKFCATGYMDRVRNLDAAEIYDQVVRINEQSIRQYGQPLTNIVYMGMGEPMLNYANVMKSIERITAHDGLGMAARRITVSTAGIAKLIKKMADDGVKANLALSLHAANDEKRNQIMPINETNSLEALKDALKHYHQVTGRKVTYEYIVFDNFNDTLQDAEELLRFSKIIPCKINLIEYNPIENADFVNTDDDRLQAFIYYLADRGLQVNVRRSRGKDIDAACGQLAVKEKQPA from the coding sequence ATGACTTTGATTGCAGATATAAATATCATAAACAGGAAGGATATCCGGAAGCTGACGCTGGATGACCTGAAGGCGTGGCTCGTGGAGAACGGGGAAAAGCCTTTCCGGGCCAAGCAGGTATACGAGTGGCTCTGGAAGCATTCGGCCCAGTCGTTTGCGGAGATGAACAACGTGAGCCTGGCTTTGCGCGAGAAACTAGAGCAGCACTTTGCCATTAACGCCGTGCAGGTGGCTACCGAGCAGCTGAGCAAAGACGGCACGATTAAGTCTGCCTTCAAACTGTATGACAGCAATATTGTAGAGGGCGTGCTGATTCCGCACGACGAGCGCAAAACGGCCTGCGTGAGCAGCCAGGTAGGTTGCTCGCTTACCTGTAAGTTCTGCGCCACCGGCTACATGGACCGCGTGCGCAACCTCGACGCCGCCGAGATCTACGACCAGGTGGTACGCATCAACGAGCAAAGTATCCGGCAGTATGGCCAGCCGCTCACCAACATCGTGTACATGGGCATGGGCGAGCCGATGCTCAACTACGCCAACGTGATGAAGAGCATCGAGCGCATCACGGCGCATGATGGCCTGGGCATGGCCGCGCGGCGCATCACGGTAAGCACGGCCGGTATTGCCAAGCTGATCAAGAAAATGGCCGACGATGGCGTGAAGGCTAACCTGGCCCTGTCGCTGCACGCAGCCAATGATGAGAAGCGTAACCAGATCATGCCGATCAACGAGACAAACTCGTTGGAGGCCTTGAAGGATGCCCTGAAGCACTATCACCAGGTAACCGGCCGCAAGGTAACGTATGAGTACATCGTGTTCGATAACTTTAACGATACCCTGCAAGATGCCGAAGAGCTGCTGCGCTTCTCCAAAATCATCCCGTGCAAGATCAACCTGATCGAGTATAACCCGATCGAGAACGCCGACTTTGTAAACACCGACGACGACCGCCTGCAGGCGTTTATCTATTATCTGGCCGACCGTGGCCTGCAGGTAAATGTGCGCCGCAGCCGTGGCAAGGATATCGACGCGGCCTGCGGCCAGCTGGCCGTGAAGGAGAAGCAGCCGGCGTAG
- a CDS encoding acyl-CoA thioesterase — protein MARVKVDIPAHTHFTAHIPVRVTDLNYGNHLGNDALLSIMHEARMQLLNHFGWSELSIIGASMIMADVAIAYKGEGFYGDVLAISMAFDDLNKYGFDITYHITNQNGKEVARAKTGMLCFDYQERKLMPLPAEVKAKIETKA, from the coding sequence ATGGCACGAGTTAAAGTAGACATCCCCGCCCACACCCACTTTACGGCCCACATTCCGGTGCGCGTAACCGACCTGAACTACGGCAATCACCTCGGCAACGACGCCCTGCTCTCCATCATGCACGAGGCGCGCATGCAACTGCTAAACCACTTCGGCTGGAGCGAACTAAGTATAATCGGGGCCAGTATGATTATGGCCGATGTGGCGATAGCGTACAAAGGCGAGGGTTTTTACGGCGATGTGTTAGCTATAAGTATGGCCTTTGATGACCTGAACAAGTATGGCTTCGATATCACCTACCACATCACCAACCAAAACGGCAAGGAGGTGGCCCGCGCCAAGACCGGTATGCTGTGCTTTGATTACCAGGAGCGCAAACTAATGCCCCTGCCCGCTGAAGTAAAGGCAAAGATTGAAACTAAAGCCTGA
- the mnmD gene encoding tRNA (5-methylaminomethyl-2-thiouridine)(34)-methyltransferase MnmD — translation MHLEIRQTKDGSNTLYVPELNEHYHSVHGALQESQHVFIKHGLEYALEQKKDLKVLEVGFGTGLNAILAFPSALAKKAFIQYDTLEKYPLAGEVVQQLHYENIILNPELYEYFLKLHAAPWNEPTDIIPYFTLQKMHESLEEYVAPNSYYDVVFFDAFAPEKQPELWSDAMFEKLYKAIRPGGILVTYCAKGSFKRSLKAAGFVVEALPGPPGKREMTRGLKPLPADR, via the coding sequence ATGCACCTCGAAATACGACAGACGAAAGACGGCTCCAACACCCTTTACGTGCCCGAACTGAACGAGCACTACCACTCGGTGCATGGGGCCCTGCAGGAGTCGCAGCATGTGTTTATAAAGCATGGCCTGGAGTATGCGCTGGAGCAGAAGAAGGATTTGAAGGTGCTGGAGGTCGGCTTCGGCACCGGCCTGAATGCCATCCTTGCGTTCCCGTCTGCGCTGGCCAAGAAGGCTTTTATCCAGTACGACACGCTGGAGAAGTACCCGCTTGCCGGGGAGGTGGTGCAGCAGCTGCACTACGAAAACATCATCCTGAATCCAGAACTGTACGAATATTTCCTGAAGCTGCACGCGGCGCCCTGGAACGAGCCCACCGATATTATCCCCTACTTCACGCTGCAGAAAATGCACGAGTCCCTGGAGGAGTACGTGGCCCCGAACTCCTACTACGATGTGGTATTCTTTGATGCCTTTGCCCCTGAGAAGCAGCCGGAGCTCTGGTCAGACGCCATGTTTGAGAAACTGTACAAGGCCATCCGGCCGGGCGGCATACTGGTTACCTACTGCGCCAAAGGCTCGTTTAAGCGCAGCCTGAAAGCCGCCGGCTTTGTAGTGGAGGCACTGCCCGGCCCTCCGGGCAAACGCGAGATGACGCGCGGCCTGAAGCCCCTGCCTGCCGACAGGTAG
- a CDS encoding TetR/AcrR family transcriptional regulator — protein sequence MPKTKKEIILDTALNLFAEKGYDATPTSQIAKAAGVSEGLIFKHYISKENLLEAVVKAGYRRITEKSKKSVEENDPAKLISNVLDMPQKLVEDERDFWRMQFRMVDEEVAQRHHQRYLNSVKAKLVEAFRKLGHQEPELETEILMLLVEGLWRAYLTNEDKTHFTKMLDLTKAKFIKQS from the coding sequence ATGCCCAAAACCAAGAAAGAAATCATCCTAGACACTGCATTAAACCTCTTTGCTGAAAAAGGGTACGATGCCACTCCCACCAGCCAGATAGCCAAAGCTGCCGGCGTATCAGAAGGACTTATTTTTAAGCATTACATCAGCAAGGAGAACCTGCTGGAGGCAGTCGTGAAAGCCGGCTACAGGCGTATTACCGAGAAGAGCAAGAAATCGGTGGAGGAGAACGACCCCGCCAAACTGATCAGCAACGTGCTGGACATGCCACAGAAACTGGTGGAGGATGAAAGGGATTTCTGGCGGATGCAGTTCCGCATGGTGGACGAGGAGGTGGCGCAGCGCCATCACCAGCGCTACCTTAACTCGGTGAAGGCAAAGCTGGTAGAGGCATTCCGTAAGCTGGGCCACCAGGAGCCGGAGCTGGAGACGGAGATCCTGATGCTGTTGGTAGAGGGCCTCTGGAGAGCCTACCTCACCAACGAGGACAAGACGCACTTTACTAAAATGCTGGACCTGACGAAGGCAAAGTTCATAAAGCAGAGCTAG
- a CDS encoding 5-formyltetrahydrofolate cyclo-ligase, which yields MLKADLRKHMLRQRRTLPQEEVQQRSQRIAEVFFRHFPLRAGQTVHVFLPILKNNEVNTWAIIERLRQEHPEVRVAVPVTDAGQNVLTHHHLTDEAVLIENAWGIPEPQDAHIIHAREVDVVLVPLLAFDRAGHRVGYGKGFYDRFLADCRPDVLKVGLSLEPPVESIADPNPFDVPLDAVVMPQGVWRAAV from the coding sequence ATGCTGAAGGCAGATCTACGAAAACACATGCTGCGGCAGCGGCGCACTTTGCCGCAGGAGGAGGTGCAGCAACGCAGCCAGCGCATCGCCGAGGTGTTTTTCAGGCACTTCCCGTTGCGGGCTGGCCAGACGGTGCACGTGTTTCTGCCTATCCTCAAAAACAACGAAGTAAACACCTGGGCCATTATCGAGCGGCTGCGGCAGGAGCACCCCGAGGTGCGCGTGGCGGTGCCGGTAACCGATGCCGGGCAGAACGTACTCACCCACCACCACCTCACCGACGAGGCTGTGCTGATAGAGAATGCCTGGGGCATCCCCGAGCCGCAGGACGCGCACATCATCCATGCCCGCGAGGTGGATGTGGTGCTGGTGCCGCTGCTGGCCTTCGATAGGGCAGGCCACCGCGTAGGCTACGGCAAAGGCTTTTACGACCGCTTCCTGGCCGACTGCCGCCCCGATGTGCTCAAGGTTGGCCTCTCGCTGGAGCCACCCGTGGAAAGCATCGCCGATCCTAACCCGTTTGACGTGCCGCTGGATGCCGTGGTGATGCCACAGGGGGTATGGCGCGCGGCAGTATAA
- the bshC gene encoding bacillithiol biosynthesis cysteine-adding enzyme BshC: MEVQTMKITKIDYAATGAFSKTISDYLCCSEQLQPFYNHFPTLASFAAQLQEKNFDQEQRQTLHQALQEQYTSIPDISPKVQQHIDLLLQPNTYTVTTGHQLNIFTGPLYFVYKIITAINTCKQLQEKYPDYNFVPVYWMATEDHDFAEINHFNLFGKTYTWETDQAGAVGRFSTESMAQLLEELPEVYPVFEEAYRNSKTLADATRAITHALFGEYGLVSIDGDHATLKKALTPVVEQELTGQLSNQLVEEASAQLEELGYKPQVYSREINLFYLTDDLRERIVEEDGKYKVLNTDLTFTREQIRQEAQEHPERFSPNVILRPLYEELILPNLAYIGGAAEVAYWFQLKKLFAKYKVAFPLLMLRNSALYISRSNASRMHKLGLQPQDLFQDFQELKKQLSGQLHEEEISLAAQREAVAAAYAEVEKLAESIDPTLVKAVGAEAQKAANSLQMLEKKLSKARDSKHEQTFKQLENLKEKLFPGGSLQERKDNLLTFQTNNPDFIPALVEAFDPLEFKFTILEEA; this comes from the coding sequence ATGGAAGTACAAACCATGAAGATCACCAAAATAGACTACGCCGCCACCGGCGCCTTCTCCAAGACGATAAGCGACTACCTTTGTTGTAGCGAGCAGCTGCAACCGTTCTATAACCACTTCCCGACCTTAGCGTCCTTCGCGGCCCAGCTGCAGGAGAAAAACTTTGACCAGGAGCAACGCCAGACCTTGCATCAGGCACTGCAGGAGCAATATACTTCCATCCCCGACATCAGCCCAAAAGTACAGCAGCACATCGATCTGCTGTTGCAGCCCAACACCTACACCGTTACCACTGGCCACCAGCTCAACATCTTTACCGGCCCGCTATACTTCGTTTACAAGATCATCACCGCCATAAACACCTGTAAGCAACTGCAGGAGAAGTACCCGGACTACAACTTCGTGCCGGTATACTGGATGGCCACCGAAGACCACGATTTCGCCGAGATCAACCACTTTAACCTATTTGGGAAAACGTATACCTGGGAGACAGACCAGGCCGGTGCCGTGGGCAGGTTCTCCACCGAAAGCATGGCTCAGCTGCTGGAGGAGCTTCCGGAAGTGTACCCTGTGTTTGAGGAGGCTTACCGCAACAGCAAAACCCTGGCAGATGCCACGCGTGCCATTACGCATGCCCTGTTTGGAGAGTATGGCCTGGTAAGTATAGACGGTGACCACGCAACACTGAAGAAGGCACTTACGCCGGTAGTAGAGCAGGAGCTGACCGGGCAGCTATCGAACCAACTGGTGGAGGAGGCGAGCGCGCAGCTGGAGGAGCTAGGTTACAAGCCGCAAGTATACTCGCGCGAGATAAACCTTTTTTACCTGACCGATGACCTGCGCGAGCGCATTGTGGAGGAGGACGGCAAGTATAAGGTCCTTAACACAGATCTCACCTTTACGCGGGAGCAGATACGGCAGGAGGCGCAGGAGCATCCGGAGCGCTTCAGCCCGAACGTGATCCTTCGCCCGCTGTACGAGGAGCTTATACTTCCGAACCTGGCCTACATTGGCGGCGCCGCCGAGGTGGCCTACTGGTTTCAGCTAAAAAAGCTGTTTGCTAAGTATAAAGTGGCCTTTCCGCTGCTGATGCTGCGCAACTCGGCCCTGTACATCAGCCGCAGCAACGCCAGCCGTATGCACAAACTGGGCCTGCAGCCGCAAGACCTGTTCCAGGACTTCCAGGAGCTGAAAAAGCAGCTATCCGGCCAGCTGCACGAGGAGGAGATTAGCCTGGCGGCGCAGCGCGAGGCGGTGGCCGCTGCCTATGCCGAGGTGGAGAAGCTGGCCGAGAGCATAGACCCGACCTTGGTGAAGGCCGTGGGAGCCGAGGCGCAGAAAGCGGCCAACTCGCTGCAGATGCTGGAGAAGAAGCTCTCCAAAGCCCGCGACAGCAAGCACGAGCAGACCTTTAAGCAGCTGGAGAACCTGAAGGAGAAGCTCTTCCCGGGAGGTAGCCTGCAGGAGCGTAAAGATAACCTGCTTACCTTCCAGACCAACAACCCGGACTTTATACCGGCGCTGGTGGAGGCCTTTGATCCGCTGGAGTTCAAGTTTACCATCCTGGAGGAGGCGTGA
- a CDS encoding PH domain-containing protein — translation MGLLSGMMGHASEVSIEKLAKEFQPILIDDERIERAYKLIRDMLVFTNKRLILVNKQGLTGSKTDYQSIPYGSIKMFSKESAGIGDLDAELKIWLTGEVEPTIKQDFRKGDNINEAYRVLSRYVLK, via the coding sequence ATGGGATTACTGAGCGGCATGATGGGACACGCCTCCGAGGTGTCAATCGAAAAACTGGCGAAGGAATTTCAGCCGATCCTGATCGACGACGAGCGGATCGAGCGCGCCTACAAACTGATCCGGGACATGCTGGTGTTTACCAACAAGCGGCTGATACTTGTGAACAAGCAGGGCCTTACGGGCTCTAAAACCGACTACCAAAGTATACCCTACGGTAGCATCAAGATGTTCTCCAAAGAAAGCGCCGGCATCGGCGACCTGGACGCGGAACTGAAGATCTGGCTTACGGGGGAGGTGGAACCGACTATTAAGCAGGATTTCAGGAAAGGCGACAATATTAACGAGGCCTACCGGGTGCTGAGCAGGTATGTGCTGAAGTAG
- a CDS encoding endonuclease domain-containing protein, whose amino-acid sequence MRKDQLHNIPNLRQERSILRNSLTPAEEELWRLLRKHKLGGRKFRRQHSIGSYIVDFYCASEKMIIEIDGSVHDTPEAIANDQVRDEKLQHLGYKVIRIRNSEIFEQPEKVLQKITALFKNG is encoded by the coding sequence ATGCGGAAAGATCAGCTACACAATATTCCTAACCTGAGGCAGGAGCGATCCATACTGAGAAATAGCTTAACTCCTGCGGAAGAGGAACTGTGGCGTTTGCTTCGGAAGCATAAATTAGGTGGTCGTAAGTTCAGGAGGCAGCACAGCATTGGGAGCTACATCGTGGATTTCTACTGCGCCTCTGAAAAAATGATCATAGAAATAGATGGCTCTGTGCATGATACGCCCGAAGCCATCGCAAATGACCAAGTACGCGACGAAAAGCTACAGCATCTGGGCTACAAAGTTATCCGCATCAGAAACAGTGAGATTTTTGAGCAGCCGGAAAAGGTGCTACAAAAGATAACTGCATTATTTAAAAATGGCTAA
- the rimO gene encoding 30S ribosomal protein S12 methylthiotransferase RimO, with protein sequence MKVRSLKKDKVNVVTLGCSKNLVDSEVLMGQLRANEFEVAHESDKDDSNIIIVNTCGFIDNAKQESIDTILRYAEAKEAGQIDKLYVTGCLSQRYKDSLEQEIPQVDAYFGTLELPRLLKTLEADYKHELIGERLLTTPSHFAYFKIAEGCNRPCSFCAIPLMRGKHVDRPIEDLVREAKRLASMGTKELVLIAQDLTYYGLQHYGERKLADLLRNLSDVDGIEWIRMQYAYPSQFPMDVFDVMNERENICKYLDMPLQHISDNMLKSMRRGISKRRTIELVDQIRQRVPDIALRTTLIAGHPGETDQDFQELYDWVEETRFDRLGIFTYSHEDNTHSYTLEDSVPEEVKQERADAIMELQQGISVELNEEKIGKTYKVLFDRKESGYFVGRTQYDSPEVDNEVLVPADSTYVRLGDFANVKITDASDFDLYGEVVS encoded by the coding sequence GTGAAAGTAAGATCACTTAAGAAAGATAAAGTAAACGTAGTTACCTTGGGTTGCTCTAAAAACCTGGTGGACTCGGAAGTGTTGATGGGGCAGCTGCGCGCCAACGAGTTTGAGGTGGCGCACGAGTCTGATAAGGATGATTCCAACATCATCATCGTGAACACCTGTGGCTTTATCGACAACGCCAAGCAGGAGTCTATCGATACCATTCTGCGTTACGCCGAGGCCAAGGAGGCAGGGCAGATCGACAAGCTGTACGTGACAGGCTGCTTGTCGCAGCGCTACAAGGACTCGCTGGAGCAGGAGATCCCACAGGTGGATGCCTACTTCGGTACGCTGGAATTGCCGCGCCTGCTTAAAACACTGGAGGCCGACTACAAGCACGAACTCATTGGAGAGCGCCTGTTGACGACTCCTTCGCACTTTGCTTACTTTAAAATTGCCGAGGGTTGTAACCGGCCTTGCTCGTTTTGCGCCATCCCACTCATGCGCGGCAAGCACGTGGACCGTCCGATTGAGGATCTGGTGCGCGAGGCAAAGCGCCTGGCAAGTATGGGCACGAAGGAACTGGTGCTGATTGCCCAGGACCTGACCTATTACGGCCTGCAGCACTATGGTGAGCGTAAACTGGCCGACCTGCTGCGTAACCTGTCGGATGTAGACGGCATTGAGTGGATCAGGATGCAGTATGCTTACCCGTCGCAGTTTCCGATGGACGTGTTCGACGTGATGAACGAGCGCGAGAACATCTGCAAGTACCTCGACATGCCGCTGCAGCATATTTCCGATAACATGCTGAAGTCGATGCGCCGTGGTATAAGCAAGCGCCGCACTATTGAGCTGGTAGACCAGATCCGTCAGCGCGTGCCGGACATCGCTTTAAGAACGACCCTTATAGCCGGCCACCCGGGCGAGACCGATCAGGACTTTCAGGAGCTGTATGACTGGGTAGAGGAGACCAGGTTCGATAGGCTGGGCATCTTTACCTACTCGCATGAAGACAACACTCACTCTTATACGCTGGAGGACAGCGTGCCGGAGGAAGTAAAGCAGGAGCGCGCCGATGCGATTATGGAGCTGCAGCAGGGCATTTCAGTCGAACTGAACGAGGAAAAGATCGGCAAGACCTACAAAGTGCTCTTCGACCGCAAGGAGAGCGGTTATTTTGTGGGCCGCACCCAATACGACTCTCCGGAGGTAGACAACGAGGTACTCGTACCAGCCGACAGCACCTATGTACGTTTAGGTGACTTTGCGAACGTGAAGATCACGGATGCCTCGGATTTTGACTTGTATGGGGAAGTGGTGAGTTAG
- a CDS encoding carboxypeptidase-like regulatory domain-containing protein, protein MAKFLLLALFLSQCNGANQSHQNTQEPMENQEQAKDAQEQQAPIAQGISGQVLWVSGNQMPSPDAPPSKGRGVERTLYIYELTNASQAQTTDGVFHTNIQTNLVTQVDTDANGNFAVSLKPGTYSLFSKEEKGLFASLYDGEMNINPVEVQEGQVTSVEFLINYQASY, encoded by the coding sequence ATGGCAAAGTTCCTGCTGCTGGCGCTGTTCCTCTCGCAGTGCAACGGTGCCAACCAATCCCATCAAAACACACAAGAACCGATGGAGAACCAGGAACAGGCAAAAGACGCACAGGAGCAACAAGCTCCCATAGCACAGGGCATAAGTGGCCAGGTGCTGTGGGTGTCGGGTAACCAGATGCCCTCCCCGGACGCGCCTCCCAGCAAAGGCCGGGGTGTGGAGCGCACACTTTATATCTACGAACTCACCAACGCCAGCCAAGCCCAAACCACAGACGGTGTTTTTCACACCAACATCCAAACTAATCTAGTGACTCAGGTTGATACAGATGCTAACGGCAACTTTGCGGTCAGCCTGAAGCCCGGTACCTACAGCCTTTTCTCGAAGGAGGAAAAAGGCTTGTTTGCCAGCCTTTACGATGGGGAGATGAACATCAACCCAGTGGAGGTGCAAGAGGGGCAGGTAACCAGCGTAGAGTTTCTGATAAACTACCAGGCAAGTTATTAG
- the ftsY gene encoding signal recognition particle-docking protein FtsY has product MGIFDFFSKEKKKESLDKGLEKTKSNFFGQLSKAVMGKSTVDVEVLDELEEILVHADVGVETTVKIIDRIEKRVARDKYVSTDELDNILREEIAAMLEENRAGDGANFDLPKDIKPYVIMVVGVNGVGKTTTIGKLASQFHKAGKKVVLGAADTFRAAAVDQLIIWGERVGVPVISHGMNTDPASVAYDAVKKGVELNADVVIIDTAGRLHNKVGLMNELSKIKRVMQKITPDTPHEVLLVLDGSTGQNALLQAREFTKATDVTALAITKLDGTAKGGVVIGISDEFKIPVKYIGVGEKIEDLQLFDKHEFVDSFFSRK; this is encoded by the coding sequence ATGGGAATTTTTGACTTTTTCAGCAAAGAGAAGAAAAAAGAATCGCTGGATAAAGGCCTCGAGAAAACCAAGAGCAACTTTTTCGGTCAGCTAAGCAAAGCCGTTATGGGCAAATCCACCGTGGACGTGGAGGTGCTCGACGAACTGGAGGAAATCCTGGTGCACGCCGATGTGGGGGTAGAGACCACGGTGAAGATCATCGACCGCATTGAGAAGCGCGTGGCCCGCGACAAGTACGTGAGCACCGACGAGCTGGACAACATCCTGCGCGAGGAGATAGCCGCGATGCTGGAGGAGAACCGGGCCGGCGACGGCGCCAACTTCGACCTGCCCAAAGACATCAAGCCATACGTAATTATGGTGGTGGGCGTGAACGGCGTAGGCAAGACCACCACCATTGGCAAGTTGGCATCCCAATTCCATAAAGCCGGCAAGAAAGTCGTGCTGGGTGCTGCCGATACGTTCCGTGCCGCGGCGGTGGATCAATTGATCATCTGGGGCGAGCGCGTGGGTGTACCGGTTATCTCACATGGCATGAACACCGACCCCGCCTCTGTGGCATACGATGCCGTGAAGAAGGGCGTGGAACTGAATGCCGATGTGGTGATCATCGACACCGCCGGACGACTGCACAACAAGGTGGGGCTGATGAACGAGCTTTCCAAGATCAAGCGCGTGATGCAGAAGATAACACCGGACACGCCGCATGAGGTGCTGCTGGTGCTGGATGGCAGTACGGGTCAGAACGCCCTGCTGCAGGCCCGCGAATTTACCAAGGCCACCGATGTGACGGCGCTGGCCATCACCAAACTGGATGGCACGGCCAAAGGCGGTGTGGTGATCGGTATTTCCGATGAATTTAAGATTCCGGTGAAGTATATCGGTGTAGGCGAGAAAATTGAGGACCTGCAACTGTTCGACAAGCACGAATTTGTGGACTCCTTCTTTTCACGTAAATAA
- a CDS encoding DUF4295 domain-containing protein produces MAKKVVATLKTATGKDWAKVIKAVKSPKTGAYSFKEEMVPVDKVQEFLSKK; encoded by the coding sequence ATGGCTAAGAAGGTAGTTGCAACCCTAAAGACCGCTACAGGTAAAGACTGGGCAAAAGTGATCAAAGCTGTGAAGTCTCCAAAAACTGGTGCTTACAGCTTTAAAGAGGAGATGGTGCCTGTTGACAAAGTACAGGAGTTCCTATCCAAAAAGTAA
- the rpmG gene encoding 50S ribosomal protein L33, which produces MAKKAKGNRIQVIMECTEHKATGMPGTSRYITTKNRKNTPERLELKKYNPVLKKVTVHKEIK; this is translated from the coding sequence ATGGCTAAAAAAGCAAAAGGTAATAGAATCCAGGTTATTATGGAGTGCACAGAGCATAAGGCTACTGGCATGCCTGGAACTTCAAGGTACATCACTACCAAAAACAGAAAGAATACTCCCGAGCGCCTTGAGCTGAAGAAGTATAACCCTGTGTTGAAAAAAGTAACTGTACATAAAGAAATTAAATAA
- the rpmB gene encoding 50S ribosomal protein L28 encodes MARVCDLTGKRPQVGNNVSHANNKTKRKFYPNLQKKRFYIPEEDAWVTLKVSTSALRTINKNGITAVLKKAVEQGYILY; translated from the coding sequence ATGGCACGAGTTTGCGACTTAACAGGTAAAAGACCACAGGTAGGTAATAACGTTTCGCACGCTAACAACAAGACGAAGCGTAAGTTTTATCCAAACCTCCAGAAGAAGCGCTTCTACATCCCGGAAGAGGATGCTTGGGTAACGCTGAAAGTTTCTACTTCTGCACTGAGAACCATCAACAAGAATGGTATCACTGCGGTATTGAAGAAGGCTGTAGAGCAAGGTTACATCCTGTACTAG
- a CDS encoding DUF5522 domain-containing protein — translation MAQKLTEGEDFYFNQQGLMVLTAKYLLKRGYCCKNACKHCPYGFHEKVAAAQKKV, via the coding sequence GTGGCGCAGAAGTTAACAGAGGGCGAGGACTTTTACTTCAACCAGCAGGGGCTGATGGTGCTGACGGCAAAATACCTGCTCAAGCGCGGGTACTGCTGCAAAAACGCCTGCAAACACTGCCCCTACGGCTTTCATGAGAAGGTGGCGGCAGCGCAGAAGAAAGTATAA